A window of the Gossypium hirsutum isolate 1008001.06 chromosome A03, Gossypium_hirsutum_v2.1, whole genome shotgun sequence genome harbors these coding sequences:
- the LOC121218455 gene encoding uncharacterized protein: MAPYEELYSRKCCTTLCWIELGERRVLGSELVSETKNKVCLIRDRLKAASNTQKSYADLKRNDIEYSMGDLVFLKVSPWRKVLKFGRKGKLSPRCYRSNPTHIVPMEEIEVGPDLTFEKEPVQILDRDVKVLRRKSVPLVKVLWQNHSTEEATWEPEDSMRQRYPHLF, from the exons atggctccttatgaggaaCTTTATAGTCGTAAGTGTTGCACCACTTtgtgttggattgagttgggtgagcgacgtgtTCTGGGTTCGGAGTTGGTTTCAGAGACTAAAAATAAGGTTTGTTTGATTCGGGATCGACTGAAAGCGGCTTCAAATACACAGAAGTCCTATGCTGATTTGAAGAGGAACGATATCgagtattctatgggggacttGGTTTTCCTTAAGGTCTCGCCTTGGAGAAAGGTTCTGAAGTTCGGTCGCAAAGGTAAGTTGAGTCCTCG ATGTTACCGCTCTAATCCCACGCACATTGTGCCTATGGAGGAAATTGAGGTTGGACCAGATCTGACATTCGAGAAGGAGCCAGTTCAAATTTTGGATCGCGACGTCAAAGTTCTGCGTAGGAAGTCTGTTCCCTTAGTGAAGGTGCTGTggcagaatcatagcactgaggaggctacttgggagccagaggattcaATGCGTCAGCGATATCCTCACCTTTTCTGA
- the LOC107887788 gene encoding uncharacterized protein, translated as MDGVLEAEDRSVGDDALSQEILQILERVTGANTGSGGRGSVTERLRSNGAEIFKSIARVTPSLAEYWMEATERIMDDLDFSDEQNLKGAVSLLRYEAYTDARQREFLNLTQGDRSVAEYEAEFIRFSHYARRMVATEYERCVRFEDCFRDSLRILIAPQRERDIFALVWKANIAEEVKRSERQNRKKGKAKRDSEPSNTRIRPKKKARTDGPESNSSEISAVSLLGQSIRVNKLFRDVPLEVQVTVFLVDLMELPFKEFDLILGMDWLVKHRLSLDSEKLVRKGCEAYLAYISVSDSVDSSVKDIRTVKDFPDVFPEELPGLPPSREVEFFIELIPGTAPVSIALCRMAPKELAKLKAQIRELLDRGFIRPSPYLDQFVVVFIDDILIYSKSEDEHDEHLRVVLQILREKQLYAKFSKCEFWLHEVIFLRHMVSAGAIHVDLRKIEAVLDWKQPKNVSMIRSFGDWQDIINVSKKGFL; from the exons atggacggggtactagaggctgag GACCGTTCagttggggacgacgcactgtcccaggAAATACTGCAAATTCTAGAGAGGGTCACTGGGGCTAATACTGGATCTGGAGGCCGTgggtcggttacggaacgactcAGGTCGAATGGGGCTGAGATATTCAAGAGCATCGCTAGAGTTACTCCGAGTTTGGCTgagtattggatggaggccaCGGAGCGTATCATGGACGATCTGGACTTTTCTGATGAGCAAAACCTTAAGGGGGCTGTGTCATTGCTACGATAtgaggc CTACACTGACGCTAGGCAACGTGAGTTCCTAAATCTAACTCAGGGTGACCgttcagtggctgagtatgaggctgagttcaTTAGATTTAGCCATTATGCGAGGCGCATGGTGGCGACCGAGTATGAGCGCTGTGTCCGATTTGAGGATTGTTTCCGTGATAGTCTGCGgattctgatagctccacagagggagcgagatatCTTCGCCTTGGTCTGGAAGGCCAacatagccgaggaggtgaagcgctCTGAGCGCCAAAACCGTAAAAAAGGGAAGGCTAAGAGGGATTCTGAGCCTTCGAATACTAGGataaggcctaagaaaaaggccaggacTGATGGGCCC GAGAGCAATTCTAGTGAGATTTCAGCTGTGAGTCTGTTGGGGCAGTCCATTAGGGTTAATAAATTGTTTAGAGACGTTCCGTTGGAAGTCCAAGTAACGGTATTCTTGGTTGATCTGATGGAACTTCCGTTTAAGGAGTTCGATTTAATTCTGGGCATGGACTGGTTGGTGAAGCATCGTTTAAGTCTGGATT CGGAGAAGCTTGTaagaaagggatgtgaggcatacttggcctacatcagtgtttctgaTTCTGTGGACTCTTCGGTTAAGGACATCCGTACTGTGAAGGactttccagatgtttttccagaggaacTACCGGGATTGCCTCCGAGTCGTGAGGTAGAATTTTTTATTGAGTTGattcctggtacagctccggtgtctatcgccctTTGtcgaatggcaccaaaggagctggcaaaactgaaggctcaaattcggGAGCTATTAGATCGTGGGTTTATTCGTcccagt CCCTACTTAGACCAGTTCGTGGTGGTGTTTATCGACGACATCTTGATTTACTCTAAATCTGAGGATGAGCACGATGAGCATCTTAGGGTTGTTCTACAGATCCTTCGTGAGAAACAGCTTTATGCAAAGTTCtctaagtgtgagttttggcttcatgaagtAATCTTTTTGAGACATATGGTGTCTGCTGGGGCGATTCATGTTGATCTtcgtaagattgaggctgtgctGGATTGGAAACAGCCGAAGAATGTGTCGATGATTCGTAGTTTCGGGGACTGGCAGGATATTATCAACGTTTCGAAGAAGGGTTTTCTTTGA
- the LOC121218461 gene encoding beta-conglycinin alpha' subunit-like — MHKEEKQKPCKHHEEYHESRESKEHEEYDKEKPDFPKWEKPKEHEKHEVEYPKIPEYKDKQDEDKEHKNEEYHESRESKEHEEYEKEKPKFPKREKPKEHEKHEVEYPEILGYKEKQDKSKEHKDEECHESHESKDHEEYEKEKPNFSKWKKPKRA, encoded by the coding sequence ATGCACAAGGAGGAAAAACAAAAACCCTGCAAACATCATGAAGAGTACCACGAGTCACGCGAATCGAAGGAGCACGAAGAGTACGATAAAGAAAAACCCGATTTCCCCAAATGGGAAAAGCCTAAAGAGCACGAGAAACACGAAGTCGAATATCCAAAAATACCTGAGTACAAGGACAAACAAGATGAGGATAAGGAACATAAAAATGAAGAGTATCACGAATCACGCGAATCGAAGGAGCACGAAGAATACGAGAAAGAAAAACCCAAGTTCCCCAAACGGGAAAAGCCTAAAGAGCACGAGAAACACGAAGTCGAATATCCAGAAATACTTGGGTACAAGGAAAAGCAAGATAAGAGTAAGGAACATAAAGATGAAGAGTGCCACGAGTCACACGAATCGAAAGATCACGAAGAGTACGAGAAAGAAAAACCCAATTTCTCCAAATGGAAAAAGCCTAAAAGAGCATGA